GGCCGCGGATCGGGGACGAGGCCGTGATCAACGAACTCACCACCGTGGCCGCGGCGTTCAGCATGGCGCAGTTCACGGACGGGGCCGCCATCGCGGGAAGCGCGTTCGGGCTGCGCATCGCCGCGATGATGAACGAGAACCTGGTCGATCCACGGACGGGGGCGTCGTCGCAGGTGCTGCTGTCTCCGCCCAATGCCGACCAGACCAATGCGCTGCGCTCCACTCGCTCGCTGGCCAACCTGTTGGCGGGGTGCGTGCGCGGCGTGCCCGGCGCGGAAGACCGGCTGATGGAGCTCGCCACGCCCGCCGGCGGCGCCCGGCCCGGCAACACCTTCCAGGCGCTGGCGAGTATCGCCCAGCATCCCGCCAACAACGCAGGCCCCCTGTTCAACCAGTCGCAGGGGGTGCCCACGGTGTACTCGCCGCCGCTGTTCAGCGCGCCGAACGCCTGGACGCTGGCCGTAAAGGTGAACGATTCGGGGGATGACCAGTACATGTTCGGCGGGCCGGCCAACATGGCATTCGACCGGAACGGCTACGCCTGGATCGCCAACAACGTGGTGCAGGGCACGCCCAACTCGGGAAACTTCGTCGTCGTGCTCAAGCCGGACGGAACGCCGGCGGACGGCCGGGACGGCACTCCGAAGTCGCCCGTGTCCGGCGGCGGACTGATCGGGCCCGGCTGGGGCATCACCATCGCCCCGAACGGCAACGTGTGGGTGGGCAACTTCGGCTGGGGCGATCCCGACACGCAGTACCCGGTGAATGGCACCGTGTCTGCCTTTGGCCCCGATGGCACGCCGCTGTCGGGCGACGCGGGCTACGGCGGCGGGGGCCTGGACCGCCCGCAGGCCACCGTGGCGGACGCGGAGGGGAACATCTGGATGGCCAGCTTCGGGAGCGGCGACGTGGTGGTGTTTCCCGGTGGCGACCCGGAGAAGGCGGTTTCGCTGCCCAGCGGCGACGAGCCGTTCGGCATCGCCTTTAGCCCGGACGGGGACGCGTGGGTTTCCAACAGCGGCGGCCTGGGGTGGCCGAAGGTGGGCGACGGGAGCGTTACGCGCTACCGCCTGGAGGACGGCGCGCTGACGCAGACGCTCGACGCCGTCACGGTGGGCGCCGGGTGCAAGGTGATCGCGACGGATTCGCTGGGGAACGCGTGGCTCGCCTCGGGCGCGGACAGCAGGGTGTACCAGCTGAACCCGGAGGGCGAAGTGGTCGGCGCGTACACGGGCGTCGGCGGGATGGACGCGCCGTGGGGCCTGTGCGTGGACGGGGACGACCACGTATGGGTGGGCAACTTTGGCGCGCTGGGGCTGGAGAGCGACTACACGTACGCCGGGCTCACCCGGCTGGCGGGCGCCAACCCCGCCACGCGCCCCGCGGGGCTGAACGCGGGCGACGCCATCTCTCCCCCCACCGGCTACACGCTCCCCAGCGCCGGGCAGCCCGTGCTGCTGCACAATGGCGATCCGGTCTACAAGGACGGCACGGAGTGCTACAGCCCGCTGATGCGTGCCACCAGCTGCCAGATCGACCAGGCGGGGAACGTGTGGGTGGTCAACAACTGGAAGCCGCGCTTTCGCACGAACTTTCCGACCGACACGGGCAACCCGGGCGGCGACGGCGTGGTCATCTTCATCGGCCTCGCCAAGCCCCCCGCGTGGCCCTGGGCCGAACCATCCTCCTGAACCGGGCTTCTCCGCCGGACCCATCGCGACGGTGCCCGGCCGGCGGAGCTCACCACCCCCCCGATGATCGGCGCCGTCCTTTCCGGCCGGTCGTGGGCTGTTCAGGACACCCACTCGACAACGCGGCCCAGGGACGATAGTTTGCCGCCCGCTTGGTCCTCGTAGCTCCCGAAAACCGCTCTTCCCCGACCCACGACCCACGACCCACGATCCAGTACGCGCCCCCTGTTTGGGGCCCTATACCCGCGAAGCGTACATCGACGCTCGCCTTGTCGGGGCGGTCCACGCTCCGCCGTTCACGGCGCTCGCTTGCCTGAACCCACCGGTTCGTCACGCGACGCCACCCCCGCTCCAGGAGATGGTTCATGCGAAAGAAGATGATGTTGGCCCTCGTCCCCCTTACGGCCCTGGCGCTGAATGCCTGCGCCACGCTGTTCACCGGCACCAAGGACACGATCAACTTCAACTCCAATCCGGCCGGCGCGACGGTGCTGATCGACGGGATCGAAGTCGGCAAGACGCCGATCACCGTTCCCGTGAAGAGGAGCCTGTCGGGCAAGACCGTCATCCTCCGTATGGCCGGCTACCAGGACCGCACGTTCGAGCTGAGCCAGGAGTTCAACGTCGTCAGCGTGCTGAACCTGGCCAGCATTCTCGGGTGGGGGATCGATGCCGCGACCGGCTCCATCATGAAGTACGACCGCAAGGACTACCAGATGGACCTGGAGCGGCGCACCAGCATGGCGCAGCAGCTAGGGGTTCAGCACGTGGTTCTGATGGACGAGCTCGCCCGGGACGCCGAGGGGAACAGCATCATCCCGCAGGTGTTCGGCGGCAGCATCGCCATCGTGGACACGCAGACTCAGCAGGTCATCGTCGCCAAGTAGCAGTGCCGCGGGTACGCTGGTGGTAGGCGTAGAGCACCGACGCCCGTCAGGACATCGATTCCTGGCGGGCGTCCGTGCGATCCGCCTGCCCCGTGCAAGATCCCCATCCGACAGAAAATGATTGACACCGTGGCCGGCGGCACCCTACTCTGTCTCTGCAACACTCTGTTACAGCCCCCCAAACATCCACGGAGCCCATTCATGCAGATCAAAGGACAACAACGATCGCTCGAGTTGCCGCAGTTCGTTCGCCTCGCCCCCGCCGAGATCGTCCCGGAGCTCGGTCCGCTCGCGCGCCTCGTTGGCACCTGGACCGGCAGACAGGGGTGGAACCTGATCGCCGTGCCCACCCCCCGCAGCAAGCCCGAAGGTTTCACACTCCTCATCCGGCCGTACTACGAGACCATCACCTTCACCCCGCTGGGCGTGATGGTTCCCGACCGCGGCGCCTCCGAAATCCTGAACATCAACGGCCTGGAGTACTCGCTGAAAGTGAGCGACCTGGTGACGAACGAGCCGCTGCACCTGGAGAACGGGATGTGGCTCTACGCACCGGACCCGCAGGATCCGAATGCGCCGACGATCGTGCGCCAGGCCGCCATCCCGCACGGCAACTCGGTGCTCGCGCTGGGCAACTCGCAGCAGTTCGACGGGCCGCCGACCATTGCCGAACTCAACACCCTTCCCGTGGGCAGCCCGGACCCGCCGCGGCTTGGCTACACCGACGTGTACCTGCACCCGGAGCTGCCCCAGGTGCCGGGGCTGCCGCCCTTCAGCACCGCGGACGCCAACGCCGTGCTGCGCACGGCGATCGAGGGCCAGGACATTCTGAACACGTTGACGATCTCGGTTTCGACGCAGCCGCCCAGCGGCGGCGGCGGGATCGTGAACATCCCGTTCATCCAGAAGAACGCCAACGCCACGACTTTCGAGGCCATCTTCTGGATCGAGACGGTGAAGAACGACGCAACGGGCGAGACGTTCGACCAGCTGCAGTATTCGCAGCAGACAAACCTGGAGTTCATCAAGTGCGGCAGCGGGTGCAGCCCGGACGGCAGCGGGCTGATCGTGTGGCCCCACGTCAACGTCAATACGCTGGTCAAGCAATAGCTACCGCAGGCGGGGCGTGGAACCCCCACCGTTCCACGCCCCGCCGGGCATCCCGCACAGCCGCTGTCCCTCCGCCAATCGCCGTCAGCGCACCATCTCGCGCAGGGACTGGGAGCCGGCGCGGCTGGCTACCACCTCCGAGCCGTTGGCGAAGCGGATGGACAGGCGCCGCTCGTCGTAGGGGCGGATGGCGGAGATGTGGTCCAGGTTCACGATGTGCGCCCGGTGCACGCGCCGGAAGCTCGCCGGATCCAGCCGGCGCTCCAGCTCGTTCAGGCTGATGTCGGCCAGTACCTGGCCAGCGCCGGTGCACAGCGTTACGTAGTCGCCCGCGCCCTCTATGCGGTGCACGTCGCGCATGCTCACGGGCACCATCTCGCCGCGCCTGCGCACGAACAGCCGCTCTAGGTACGGCTCCGCGGCGGGGACCTGCGGTGACGGCGCTGTCGGCGCTGTCGGCGCTGTCGGCGGGGCGGCCAGGCGGCGCGCCACCCGGTCCACCGCGGCCTGAAAGCGCGTCCATCCGAACGGCTTCACCAGGTAGTCGTACGCCTCTACCTCGAACGCGCGCAGGGCATACTCCGCGTACGCCGTCGTGAACACCGGCGCGGGGCGGTGCGCGGCGCGGTCCAGCACCTCCAGCCCGGTGCACTCCGGCATCTGAACGTCCAGGAACACCACGTCCGGCGCCAGCCGGTCGATCAGCTCCACCGCGGCCATCCCGCTCTCCGCCTCGCCCACCAGCTCCAGGCGCGGGTCGCGCTCGATGAAGCGCCGCAGCCGCTGCCGGGCCAGCGGCTCATCCTCCGCGATCACCGTCCGCAGCGCCATCGCACTCACCCCTGCCCCGCCGCGGCTAACGCAGGAGCGCCCGCTAGAAGCCCCACATCGACGCGGAACC
This Longimicrobium sp. DNA region includes the following protein-coding sequences:
- a CDS encoding PEGA domain-containing protein, which translates into the protein MRKKMMLALVPLTALALNACATLFTGTKDTINFNSNPAGATVLIDGIEVGKTPITVPVKRSLSGKTVILRMAGYQDRTFELSQEFNVVSVLNLASILGWGIDAATGSIMKYDRKDYQMDLERRTSMAQQLGVQHVVLMDELARDAEGNSIIPQVFGGSIAIVDTQTQQVIVAK
- a CDS encoding heme-binding protein; its protein translation is MIDTVAGGTLLCLCNTLLQPPKHPRSPFMQIKGQQRSLELPQFVRLAPAEIVPELGPLARLVGTWTGRQGWNLIAVPTPRSKPEGFTLLIRPYYETITFTPLGVMVPDRGASEILNINGLEYSLKVSDLVTNEPLHLENGMWLYAPDPQDPNAPTIVRQAAIPHGNSVLALGNSQQFDGPPTIAELNTLPVGSPDPPRLGYTDVYLHPELPQVPGLPPFSTADANAVLRTAIEGQDILNTLTISVSTQPPSGGGGIVNIPFIQKNANATTFEAIFWIETVKNDATGETFDQLQYSQQTNLEFIKCGSGCSPDGSGLIVWPHVNVNTLVKQ
- a CDS encoding LytTR family DNA-binding domain-containing protein, producing the protein MALRTVIAEDEPLARQRLRRFIERDPRLELVGEAESGMAAVELIDRLAPDVVFLDVQMPECTGLEVLDRAAHRPAPVFTTAYAEYALRAFEVEAYDYLVKPFGWTRFQAAVDRVARRLAAPPTAPTAPTAPSPQVPAAEPYLERLFVRRRGEMVPVSMRDVHRIEGAGDYVTLCTGAGQVLADISLNELERRLDPASFRRVHRAHIVNLDHISAIRPYDERRLSIRFANGSEVVASRAGSQSLREMVR